In Mercenaria mercenaria strain notata chromosome 15, MADL_Memer_1, whole genome shotgun sequence, a single genomic region encodes these proteins:
- the LOC128548698 gene encoding loricrin-like produces the protein MRTLFGQQYDEKISNKEISKGSSGRGCDGGSISGGSSRSGGSDSGRGSGDDDGGCGGDSSNSEGGIGGGGCDGGSGCNGGGRGGRTGSSVDGNGRSGVSSENGSGNDGGSGSGSSGSAGGISGGGCGGGSGSRDGGSSSVGGSGSSDCGIGSNSSVGGSAGGSGSSGVSSDNGSGSGGCSGSGSSCSGGGSSSGGCGGGSGSRDGGSNSVGGSGSSDGGIGSNISVGGSVGGSSN, from the exons ATGAGGACACTGTTTGGTCAGCAGTATGAcgaaaaaatttcaaacaaagaaatttcAAAGGGCAGTAGTGGTCGTGGTTGTGATGGTGGTAGTATTAGTGGTGGTAGTAGTAGAAGTGGTGGTAGTGATAGTGGTAGAGGtagtggtgatgatgatggtggttgTGGTGGTGATAGTAGTAATAGTGAAGGTGGTATTGGAGGTGGTGGTTGTGATGGTGGTAGTGGTTGTAATGGTGGTGGTAGAG GTGGTCGTACTGGTAGTAGTGTTGATGGTAATGGTAGAAGTGGTGTTAGTAGTGAAAATGGTAGTGGTAATGATGGTGGTAgcggtagtggtagtagtggtagtgCCGGTGGTATTAGTGGtggtggttgtggtggtggtagtggtagtagagATGGTGGTAGTAGTAGTGTTGGTGGAAGTGGCAGTAGTGATTGTGGAATTGGTAGTAATAGTAGTGTTGGTGGTAGTgctggtggtagtggtagtagtggtgtTAGTAGTGATAATGGTAGTGGCAGTGGTGGTTGTAGCGGTAGTGGTAGTAGTTGTAGTGGCggtggtagtagtagtggtggttgTGGTGGTGGAAGTGGTAGTAGAGATGGTGGTAGTAAtagtgttggtggtagtggtagtagtgatGGTGGTATTGGTAGTAATATTAGTGTTGGTGGTAGTGTTGGTGGTAGTTCAAACTAA